In Desulfofundulus kuznetsovii DSM 6115, the following are encoded in one genomic region:
- a CDS encoding Fur family transcriptional regulator, translating to MKLEEALRKLKAQGVRLTPQRQEVLRILIEEADGEEHLSAEEIWRLVQKRYASVSFDTIYRTLHLLIRCGLASELDFSDGCRRFEFAGNGHHHHLVCLKCGRAEELAFCPEDCLARVQVEKPGFKITGHAFKIYGYCQRCQ from the coding sequence ATGAAACTGGAGGAGGCGCTGCGCAAGCTAAAAGCGCAGGGTGTGCGCCTGACGCCGCAGCGTCAGGAAGTGCTGCGCATTTTGATCGAAGAGGCGGATGGGGAGGAGCACCTCAGCGCCGAGGAAATCTGGCGCCTGGTCCAGAAACGCTACGCCAGCGTCAGTTTTGATACCATTTACCGCACCTTACACCTTTTGATCCGTTGCGGTCTGGCCAGCGAACTGGATTTCTCCGACGGCTGCCGGCGTTTCGAGTTTGCCGGTAATGGGCACCACCACCACCTGGTTTGCCTGAAGTGCGGTCGGGCTGAGGAACTCGCCTTTTGCCCCGAGGACTGCCTGGCCCGGGTGCAGGTTGAGAAGCCGGGGTTCAAAATTACCGGCCACGCGTTTAAAATCTACGGATATTGCCAAAGATGTCAGTAA